Part of the bacterium CG_4_10_14_0_2_um_filter_33_32 genome, GGAGTAATAGGATAGGCCGCAACAACATCAGGCTCGATTTGTTTCATTGCTAAAGCCTGAGCTTCATTGGCTGTTAATGCTTTTAAATTTTTATCTTTTATAATACTCATTATTTTATTTCTTTAACCATATCAATGGCTTTATTGGGACATTCTTTAGCACAAATGCCACAGCCTTTGCAATGCAGATAATTAATCCCGATGATTTTGTTATTTTTTGTGATAAAGGCCGCTTCCGGACAATAGCCCCAACAAGTAAAACACTGTTTACATTTTTTAGAATTAATTACTGGCCTTTCTTGTCTCCAGTCGCCGGTTAAAAAATCTTTTGCAGAACCGCCTTCTGAAACCCCGCCTATTTTTAATTCTTTCCAGCCTGGAATATTATTTTTTTGTTTTTTGATTGTCATATTTTTAACTTAATTTATATGCTTGCTCAATTGCTTTTAAATTTTTTTTAATATATTCGGACTTTTTTCTAAATTTTATCAAAAGCCTTGTCTTTAATCCTTTTTGAAGTTCTTTAAATTCTAAATCTAAAGCTTTAACAAGCGCTCCGAGCATTACAGTGTTTGGAATATTTTTGCCTAATATATCTAATGAAATCTTAGAGGCCGGAACAGTTATTATCTTATTGTTAACCCCTAAATTACTTTTAATTTCCTGTACTTTTTTTTCGGTATTAATAATAATAACTCCATCTTCCTTTATACCAACAATTGTATTTGGATTTTTTAATAAAGTGGGATCTAAAACAATAACCATATCAGGGCTTGTAACCGCAGAATAATTTCTTATGGGTTTATTTGAAATACGATTATAAGCTCTTATTGGCGCGCCTGTTCTTTCCGGACCATAATCAGGAAAGGCTTGTATATATTTTCCCAACTCAAGCATTGCTTCTGCAAAAAGAAGAGAAGCAGTCTTTGCTCCTTGTCCACCTCTTGCATGCCATCTGATTTCAATTGTATTTTTCATTAAATTTATTTTAACACAATTTTAGTATCTAATGTAATAAGATTTTTTGACTCGGCTTTTAAAGGATTGATGTCTAGTTCTTGTATTTCCGGAAAGGCCAGCATTAGATCAGATATCTTTATTATTATATTTTTTAATCCTTTGATATCTATGGGCTTTTGACCTCTAAATCCGGTCAATAAATCATATCCTTTAATTTTGAAAATCATTTCTCCTGCTTCATTTTTAGAAATAGGAGCAACACAAAAAGAAGTGTCTTTCAAAATTTGAACATAAATCCCGCCTAACCCAAACATTATAACCGGTCCAAATAACGAATCTCTTTTTGCACCTATAATAAGCTCTGTACCGCTCTTTACAGTTTGATAAACCATCAACCCGCTAAATTTGATTTTTAATTTTTTGGCATTTTTGATTATTTGTTCAAATGATTTTTTAACTTCATCACCGTTAACTAAATTAGTTTTAACTAATCCATATTCCGTCTTATGAAGAACATCAGAAGAAACTATT contains:
- a CDS encoding ferredoxin — translated: MTIKKQKNNIPGWKELKIGGVSEGGSAKDFLTGDWRQERPVINSKKCKQCFTCWGYCPEAAFITKNNKIIGINYLHCKGCGICAKECPNKAIDMVKEIK
- a CDS encoding pyruvate synthase, whose protein sequence is MKNTIEIRWHARGGQGAKTASLLFAEAMLELGKYIQAFPDYGPERTGAPIRAYNRISNKPIRNYSAVTSPDMVIVLDPTLLKNPNTIVGIKEDGVIIINTEKKVQEIKSNLGVNNKIITVPASKISLDILGKNIPNTVMLGALVKALDLEFKELQKGLKTRLLIKFRKKSEYIKKNLKAIEQAYKLS